Proteins from a single region of Candidatus Woesearchaeota archaeon:
- a CDS encoding phosphoribosylamine--glycine ligase, whose amino-acid sequence MEPKKFLFVSKDALISDTAWQISKEGNDVKYFIESISEHDIGDGFVDKIDNWEKEVDWADVIVFDDVLGQGAIAQKLREQGKKVIGGSAYTDKLEDDRSFGQEELKRHGIAIIPYAEFTSFDEAINYVKNNPAKYVIKPSGEAQNKKGLLFVGEEDDGADVIRVLESYKKTRSNYITVVQLQRRITGVEVAVGAFFNGNEFLYPVNINFEHKKLFPGNLGPSTGEMGTSMFWSMPNRLFSSTLKKLEETLRKEGYNGYIDLNCIVNGNGIYPLEFTARFGYPTISIQQEGLNMPIGEFFYRMANGEKFEIKTKKGFQVGIRIVVPPFPFYDEETFESHSKGSTIVFKKPDYNGVHIEDVKMINGEWVVTGRTGIILIVCGAGQSMREAKKQAYNRIHNILIPHMFYRTDISDRWYEDSDKLHNWGYLREG is encoded by the coding sequence ATGGAACCTAAAAAATTTTTATTTGTCTCCAAAGACGCGCTAATTAGCGACACTGCATGGCAGATTTCTAAAGAAGGTAATGACGTTAAGTATTTTATTGAAAGCATCTCAGAACATGATATTGGTGATGGTTTTGTTGATAAGATTGACAATTGGGAAAAAGAAGTTGACTGGGCAGATGTTATCGTCTTTGATGATGTCTTAGGTCAAGGTGCAATCGCGCAAAAGTTACGAGAACAAGGGAAAAAAGTGATTGGTGGATCAGCATATACTGATAAATTAGAAGACGACCGATCATTCGGACAAGAAGAGCTCAAACGACATGGTATTGCTATTATCCCCTATGCTGAATTTACATCTTTTGATGAAGCAATAAATTATGTTAAGAATAATCCGGCGAAATACGTTATTAAACCCAGTGGCGAAGCGCAAAACAAGAAAGGTCTTCTTTTTGTAGGAGAAGAAGATGATGGCGCTGATGTTATTCGGGTTTTAGAATCATATAAGAAAACCCGCTCAAATTATATTACTGTTGTTCAACTGCAACGTCGAATTACCGGCGTTGAAGTCGCAGTTGGCGCGTTTTTTAATGGAAATGAATTTCTCTATCCGGTCAATATTAACTTTGAACACAAAAAACTCTTCCCAGGCAATCTTGGTCCATCGACTGGAGAAATGGGTACAAGCATGTTTTGGAGTATGCCTAATCGTTTATTTAGTTCAACTCTTAAAAAATTAGAAGAAACTCTTAGAAAAGAAGGATATAATGGATATATTGACCTCAACTGCATCGTTAATGGCAATGGGATTTACCCTCTTGAATTCACTGCTCGATTTGGCTACCCTACCATTTCCATCCAACAAGAAGGACTTAACATGCCGATAGGGGAATTCTTCTATCGAATGGCTAATGGAGAAAAATTTGAAATTAAAACCAAGAAAGGGTTTCAAGTTGGCATCAGAATTGTCGTACCACCATTTCCATTTTATGACGAAGAAACATTTGAATCACATTCCAAAGGAAGCACCATTGTATTCAAAAAACCAGATTATAACGGAGTTCATATTGAAGACGTTAAAATGATTAATGGCGAATGGGTCGTTACCGGTCGCACCGGAATTATTCTCATCGTATGTGGAGCAGGACAATCCATGCGAGAAGCGAAAAAGCAAGCCTATAACCGAATCCACAACATCCTTATCCCCCATATGTTTTATCGAACAGACATTAGTGATCGTTGGTATGAAGACAGTGATAAACTGCACAACTGGGGATATCTGCGTGAAGGATAA
- a CDS encoding ABC transporter permease: MRRLIASLRKNARNLLRNWTTVSVIFIGPFILLLILMFSYSSSVSGVRVGYVLVDQYDGTSTQKFVETELLSYSWRPQLMYSISQCHTALRNGQVHLCLLYSAKKMDIYYDPAREEVGLILLADIRRNLAEIEQERIRTQTGEVLDDIKNTDYFLEQSKVLGNRLVADLDAADVTLVGVLDQIDLARQNITGQRAQLSFTRERLVYYNGRIQDPYLNNVALTRNSLTVTRNQLVWLQSQAGQNAQLKATIGQAINQIMFVDDTLLQAENDLRSAQTDLTQGIATIDSATEALVQADATLLTTRNDVENARLTIGKRRNEVTALLIDLDKEQEKLNRIGNQNVDDLIGVKKVDVYAVDRLNQISPTQGDIKYKVPTILAMLAMFISIILSNILFQEEVHGKAYLRNRLMSFRGSQMLFVGSILLTSILITFVESILFLTIAEVFFSFAHWSIFTVSVALLNLIVIYSIVGIIIGYLVSEKASSLLACVFVILINILLGGIFVPIEKIVSGVAFVSSILPISSSIGILERALFHSVSAISHYVALFFGVAVSLILLVVVHLIVKKKE, translated from the coding sequence ATGCGTAGACTCATAGCTTCTCTACGTAAAAATGCGCGAAATCTTTTGCGTAATTGGACTACGGTGAGTGTTATTTTTATAGGTCCATTTATCTTACTGCTGATTTTGATGTTCTCCTATTCTTCTTCTGTTAGTGGAGTAAGGGTAGGGTATGTTCTTGTTGATCAATATGATGGAACATCTACTCAAAAATTTGTGGAGACGGAGCTACTTTCGTATTCCTGGAGACCGCAATTAATGTATTCTATTAGTCAGTGTCATACTGCTTTGCGAAACGGACAAGTTCATCTTTGTTTGTTGTATTCTGCAAAGAAAATGGATATTTATTACGATCCGGCTCGTGAAGAGGTAGGTTTAATTTTACTTGCGGATATTCGACGTAATCTTGCTGAAATTGAACAAGAACGAATTCGAACTCAAACAGGAGAAGTCCTTGATGATATTAAGAATACTGATTATTTTCTAGAACAAAGTAAAGTCTTGGGTAATCGCTTGGTTGCTGATTTAGATGCTGCTGATGTGACGCTGGTAGGTGTGCTTGACCAAATTGATCTAGCAAGGCAGAATATTACTGGTCAACGTGCTCAACTTTCTTTTACGCGAGAAAGACTGGTTTATTATAATGGACGAATACAAGATCCTTATCTTAATAATGTTGCGTTAACCCGAAATTCACTCACAGTAACTCGTAATCAATTAGTGTGGCTCCAAAGTCAAGCAGGGCAAAATGCGCAGCTTAAAGCAACAATAGGGCAAGCAATTAATCAAATCATGTTTGTTGATGATACGTTGCTCCAAGCTGAAAATGATTTACGTTCAGCGCAAACTGATTTGACGCAGGGTATTGCAACAATTGATTCTGCTACGGAAGCATTAGTACAAGCTGATGCGACGTTACTTACAACACGAAATGATGTTGAAAATGCTCGTTTGACTATTGGGAAGCGTCGTAATGAAGTCACTGCGTTGCTTATTGATCTAGACAAAGAGCAAGAAAAATTAAATCGAATTGGTAATCAGAATGTTGATGATCTTATTGGTGTTAAAAAAGTAGATGTGTATGCTGTTGATCGATTGAATCAAATCTCTCCAACTCAAGGTGATATAAAATATAAAGTTCCTACTATTTTAGCGATGCTGGCGATGTTTATTTCTATTATTTTATCAAACATCTTATTTCAAGAAGAAGTTCATGGGAAAGCGTATCTTCGTAATCGACTCATGTCGTTTCGGGGTAGCCAGATGTTATTTGTTGGGTCAATTTTACTGACTTCTATACTCATTACTTTTGTTGAGTCTATCTTGTTTTTGACTATTGCGGAAGTTTTCTTTTCATTTGCTCATTGGAGTATCTTCACTGTGAGTGTAGCGCTTCTTAATTTGATCGTGATTTATTCTATTGTAGGAATAATTATTGGGTATCTTGTTTCTGAGAAAGCATCATCGTTGTTGGCATGTGTTTTTGTGATTTTAATCAATATTCTTTTAGGGGGTATTTTTGTTCCTATTGAAAAAATTGTGTCTGGTGTTGCTTTTGTTTCTTCAATACTTCCTATTTCAAGTTCAATTGGCATTTTAGAACGCGCATTGTTTCATTCGGTGTCTGCTATTTCTCATTATGTTGCTCTCTTTTTTGGTGTGGCAGTGTCGTTGATTTTGCTGGTTGTGGTGCATCTTATTGTTAAAAAGAAGGAATAA
- a CDS encoding HIT family protein codes for MKCDYCDIIERTSRAEILFEDEEIIVAIKDLAITPGHLVAFPRVHCTILEMMSHDLLSKCMIASTKVSTAVFEGLGSQGTNVLIQNGLGADQKVPHFGIEIVPRLEKDGVALQWEGKPLPEDEMDRLFTQISKDAAAFIKEGLKQKPVVNSERTVREVDDFLENETGEKNSKHGHSEKKKEKETNYLIKSLRRIP; via the coding sequence TTGAAATGTGATTATTGTGATATTATCGAACGAACGAGCAGGGCGGAGATTCTCTTTGAAGATGAGGAGATTATTGTCGCAATCAAAGATCTTGCGATAACTCCTGGTCATTTAGTTGCGTTTCCTCGTGTTCATTGTACTATTTTGGAAATGATGTCGCATGATCTGTTAAGCAAATGTATGATTGCATCGACTAAAGTGAGTACGGCGGTTTTTGAAGGATTGGGAAGTCAAGGGACAAATGTTCTGATTCAAAATGGTCTTGGCGCAGATCAAAAAGTTCCTCATTTTGGTATTGAAATAGTACCGAGGTTAGAGAAGGATGGTGTGGCATTGCAGTGGGAAGGCAAGCCTTTGCCTGAAGATGAAATGGATCGGTTATTTACCCAAATTTCAAAAGATGCGGCTGCGTTTATTAAAGAGGGATTAAAACAGAAACCTGTGGTAAACAGTGAGAGAACGGTTCGAGAGGTAGATGATTTTTTAGAAAATGAAACTGGTGAAAAAAATTCTAAACATGGTCATTCTGAAAAGAAAAAGGAGAAAGAAACTAATTATCTGATTAAGTCGTTGAGACGGATACCATAA
- a CDS encoding GNAT family N-acetyltransferase — protein MNFEIITNITECEKLWNTFSPHQNLWDEWNYVSALYDEENNQLHFIVIKDNADPNHNVGLLPLVYKKEENLYRRFDGEYGEDYTFWLDPITLLKVIESLPADIKLFDINAQAATQALDTAPALSQYLKEDDFHYFIDLEQYNHQIAQYLQTFSKKHRKNLLYDLRKLEEMQYVLSWEPFNPHHYKLFTDLNIARFQEESDFTNQRFADLFKKFLSNFDQKKLLHTLVITLNNQVIAIEYAALYKGTYYVLNGGYDPKIENIGKLLIFEHLKRAMNLKANRIDFLAGDSGWKKLWNCQSEPYYALYRKRA, from the coding sequence ATGAATTTTGAGATTATTACCAATATTACAGAATGCGAAAAACTTTGGAACACATTCTCCCCCCATCAAAATCTGTGGGATGAATGGAACTATGTCTCTGCTCTTTACGATGAAGAAAATAATCAATTACACTTCATTGTTATAAAAGATAACGCAGATCCTAACCATAATGTAGGTCTTCTACCCCTTGTGTATAAAAAAGAAGAAAATCTCTATCGGCGCTTTGACGGTGAATATGGAGAAGATTATACGTTTTGGCTTGACCCCATAACGCTACTTAAAGTAATTGAATCTCTTCCTGCAGACATAAAACTCTTTGACATCAATGCTCAAGCTGCAACCCAAGCACTCGATACAGCCCCTGCGCTCAGCCAATATCTTAAAGAAGACGATTTTCATTATTTCATCGATCTGGAACAATACAACCATCAAATTGCCCAATACCTCCAAACATTTAGCAAAAAACACCGAAAGAATCTGCTGTATGATCTTCGTAAACTAGAAGAAATGCAATATGTTTTATCTTGGGAACCGTTTAACCCACACCATTACAAATTATTTACTGATCTTAACATTGCCCGTTTTCAGGAAGAATCTGATTTCACTAACCAACGCTTTGCAGATCTTTTTAAGAAATTTTTAAGTAACTTTGATCAAAAAAAACTCCTCCACACACTCGTAATTACACTTAATAACCAAGTCATCGCTATCGAATACGCCGCGCTTTACAAAGGAACGTACTATGTTCTTAATGGAGGGTATGACCCCAAAATAGAAAATATCGGCAAATTACTCATTTTCGAACACCTCAAACGAGCTATGAATCTTAAAGCAAATAGAATTGATTTTCTTGCAGGAGATAGCGGCTGGAAGAAACTTTGGAACTGCCAGTCAGAACCATATTATGCATTATATAGGAAACGAGCTTGA
- a CDS encoding ribonuclease HII: MASSSRTSPEKMAEMTSPHSIVSPIPSSPHSSVSVTSSPKKKPSLKLKSTLEKATSLKEPTSSKSVKIIVGVDEAGRGPVLGPMVMAALAFKEEDIQKLAWLGVKDSKLLSSEVREGLFDRIHEVVHDFRIEVIEPDAIDLSLSESNLNWLEADTSSRMVSELAPHTAIIDCPSVNLISYKKYFLDKIPPPLKNSISLVVEHKADVNYLAVAAASVIAKVIRDRWIDHLKREIGIDFGSGYMSDPKTQKFLQEYHDQYPHLFRKRWESFRKAQEAKKQRSLGDF, encoded by the coding sequence ATGGCTTCTTCCTCTCGTACATCTCCTGAAAAGATGGCAGAAATGACTTCTCCTCATTCTATTGTTTCTCCTATCCCCTCTTCTCCTCATTCGTCTGTCTCTGTTACATCTTCACCAAAGAAAAAACCATCATTAAAACTAAAATCCACACTAGAGAAAGCGACTTCTCTAAAAGAACCCACTTCTTCAAAATCTGTTAAGATTATTGTGGGTGTTGATGAGGCGGGTAGGGGTCCAGTTCTTGGTCCGATGGTGATGGCGGCGTTGGCATTTAAAGAAGAGGATATTCAAAAGCTTGCGTGGTTGGGTGTTAAAGATAGCAAGTTACTTAGTTCTGAGGTGCGTGAAGGATTATTTGATCGTATCCATGAAGTTGTTCATGATTTTCGTATTGAGGTGATTGAGCCAGATGCGATTGATCTTTCTTTGTCGGAATCGAATTTGAATTGGCTTGAGGCTGATACAAGTTCGCGTATGGTGAGTGAGCTTGCGCCTCATACAGCAATTATTGATTGTCCGAGTGTGAATTTGATTTCTTATAAAAAATATTTTTTAGATAAAATCCCTCCTCCTCTTAAGAATTCGATTTCATTGGTTGTAGAACATAAAGCAGATGTCAATTATTTAGCGGTGGCAGCGGCGTCAGTGATTGCAAAAGTGATTCGTGATCGATGGATTGATCATCTTAAGCGTGAAATTGGTATTGATTTTGGGTCTGGATATATGTCTGATCCTAAAACGCAAAAGTTTCTTCAAGAGTATCATGACCAATATCCTCATCTATTTCGTAAACGATGGGAATCATTTCGTAAAGCCCAAGAGGCAAAAAAACAGCGCAGTCTGGGTGATTTTTGA
- a CDS encoding class I SAM-dependent methyltransferase codes for MSNTNSVHPHQDQTQEYNLDKVKAFYKKHVQKYPEGDIRTMGWHDQDEYAIRFKVMTAIADLNNTTILDVGCGIGGLYGYLISQGIHTQFTGVDILPEMIEHAKRRFPVATTTAAFKVCNILKEELPQYDYVFCIGALNISSEGFDMFFRSMIKKMIQLAKKGVGLNFLCNKEKLSAGPYHFENPQTLKEELEAEYNVRIEMDVEKSLDGECCLFIYKKE; via the coding sequence ATGAGCAACACAAATTCAGTTCATCCTCATCAGGATCAAACTCAAGAATACAACCTTGACAAAGTCAAAGCATTTTACAAAAAACACGTTCAAAAATATCCCGAGGGCGATATCCGAACCATGGGCTGGCACGACCAAGATGAATATGCCATCCGCTTCAAAGTTATGACAGCCATTGCTGATCTCAACAATACTACTATTCTTGATGTAGGCTGCGGCATTGGGGGGTTATACGGCTACTTAATCTCACAAGGCATCCATACTCAATTTACCGGCGTTGACATTTTACCTGAAATGATCGAACATGCAAAAAGACGATTTCCCGTAGCAACAACGACCGCTGCATTCAAAGTATGCAATATTCTCAAAGAAGAATTGCCCCAATACGATTATGTATTTTGCATTGGCGCGCTCAACATTAGCTCTGAAGGTTTTGACATGTTCTTCCGTTCTATGATTAAAAAAATGATTCAACTTGCAAAGAAAGGTGTAGGACTTAATTTCTTATGCAATAAAGAAAAACTCTCAGCAGGACCATATCACTTTGAAAATCCACAAACACTTAAAGAAGAATTAGAAGCTGAGTATAATGTGCGTATTGAAATGGATGTTGAAAAATCATTAGATGGAGAATGCTGTTTATTTATTTACAAAAAAGAGTAA
- a CDS encoding HD domain-containing protein, whose product MVFCSHATITLAHVMHAQDQVSSILQTLPSTFAYHHQEHTMAVATATRKIALAEKYSSSHTRLLIIAALFHDVGYVSKYENNEIDAAKKAFEYMCQCPFPYTYEQAKIVEEAIIATNLTTPLHAKHEKILRDADLSILGQQDFWHWSKALQIEAQQYPISLLHVHAKNDQTWLLFEYQFLKSHHWKTKSAYAIFEKGKQKNIQTLKHLIKHLTLKQKQNGIQKMRENCKKETKNKTYHNIQEQEVIPKFQKFIPEEHHSTTSNLLMANTPQM is encoded by the coding sequence ATGGTCTTTTGCTCACATGCAACAATAACTCTTGCTCACGTTATGCATGCCCAAGATCAAGTCAGCTCAATTCTACAAACTCTTCCTTCAACATTTGCATACCACCATCAAGAACACACCATGGCTGTTGCTACCGCAACCAGAAAAATTGCTCTCGCTGAAAAATATTCTTCTTCACATACAAGATTACTCATAATCGCAGCATTGTTTCACGACGTAGGATACGTTTCAAAGTATGAAAATAACGAAATCGACGCCGCAAAAAAAGCGTTTGAATATATGTGTCAATGCCCTTTCCCCTATACCTATGAACAAGCAAAGATCGTAGAAGAAGCAATTATAGCAACGAATCTCACCACACCCCTCCATGCCAAACATGAAAAAATACTGCGTGATGCCGATTTAAGTATTCTTGGTCAACAGGATTTCTGGCATTGGTCTAAAGCACTGCAAATAGAAGCACAACAATACCCTATATCACTTCTTCATGTTCACGCAAAAAATGATCAAACTTGGCTTTTGTTTGAATATCAATTTCTCAAATCCCATCATTGGAAAACAAAAAGTGCGTATGCCATCTTTGAAAAAGGAAAACAAAAAAACATCCAAACACTCAAACATCTCATCAAACATCTAACCCTAAAACAGAAACAAAATGGTATTCAAAAAATGAGAGAAAATTGCAAGAAAGAAACCAAAAACAAAACCTATCACAACATACAAGAACAAGAAGTCATCCCAAAATTCCAAAAATTTATTCCAGAGGAACACCACTCCACAACGTCCAATCTTCTGATGGCGAATACCCCCCAAATGTGA
- a CDS encoding SET domain-containing protein-lysine N-methyltransferase: MKPEESTLIVRKTTYGAGDGIFAQAQFNPYQELFVFAENIQPWKKATHRSIHLAKDRWLTPSKEEWGWYLNHSCTPNAAFKLPNKIIALNQIQKNEEITIDYSTVVHTPKWDMECLCNSKDCRKVIRSFPSMPPEFQEKYKEFNSWEN, encoded by the coding sequence ATGAAACCAGAAGAATCAACTTTGATTGTTCGTAAAACGACCTATGGCGCAGGAGATGGTATTTTTGCGCAAGCGCAGTTTAATCCATATCAAGAGTTATTTGTTTTTGCAGAAAATATACAACCATGGAAAAAAGCAACTCATCGGTCAATTCATCTAGCAAAAGATAGATGGTTAACTCCAAGCAAAGAAGAATGGGGATGGTATCTAAATCATTCTTGTACCCCTAATGCCGCATTTAAACTTCCTAACAAGATTATTGCGCTTAACCAGATTCAAAAAAATGAAGAAATAACGATTGATTATTCTACCGTTGTGCATACACCTAAATGGGACATGGAATGCCTTTGCAACAGCAAAGATTGTCGAAAAGTGATTAGAAGTTTTCCCAGCATGCCACCTGAATTTCAAGAAAAATATAAAGAATTCAATTCTTGGGAAAACTAA
- a CDS encoding HIT family protein yields the protein MDASQLTPEQRKELEEKIKSMSPEQLAALQKQQCIFCQMISGKIPAKRVYEDDRTIVILDINPAAKGHLLLVPKEHYAIMPQVKEADLSHFIVLAKLLSQVLLRTLRSTGTNIFVANGLAAGQRSAHFLIHIIPRKEQDGLFVVHEKLLEKDMIMKIRTALEPSITNAFGTHSGTVHSGNIAQEKHHPVEIESHERVFSRDPGLSTVESRGHDSEHDEVAEALGKKSTSKSHNTSSKPKKEVVKEVVKRVGSKKNTKKEKIVESEEEDTDEEDEEQVIPTSTSDKNNVSLDDIANLFK from the coding sequence ATGGATGCTTCTCAATTAACCCCAGAACAACGCAAGGAACTTGAGGAAAAAATAAAATCAATGAGTCCGGAACAGCTGGCGGCGTTGCAAAAACAACAGTGCATTTTCTGTCAGATGATTTCTGGCAAAATTCCTGCAAAAAGAGTGTATGAGGATGATCGTACTATTGTCATTTTAGATATTAATCCCGCGGCTAAAGGGCATTTGTTGTTAGTCCCAAAAGAGCATTATGCGATTATGCCCCAAGTTAAAGAGGCAGATTTGTCACATTTTATTGTTCTAGCAAAACTGCTTTCACAAGTACTATTGCGAACATTACGATCTACAGGTACAAATATTTTCGTTGCCAATGGTCTTGCAGCAGGTCAGCGATCTGCGCACTTTTTGATTCATATCATTCCACGAAAAGAACAGGATGGGTTGTTTGTTGTTCACGAAAAGCTGCTGGAAAAAGATATGATTATGAAAATTCGTACTGCGCTCGAGCCAAGTATTACTAATGCTTTTGGCACTCATTCTGGTACTGTCCATTCTGGCAATATTGCTCAAGAAAAACATCATCCTGTTGAAATAGAATCACATGAACGGGTGTTTAGCCGTGACCCAGGGTTAAGTACAGTAGAATCTCGTGGTCATGATAGTGAACATGATGAAGTTGCGGAAGCGTTGGGTAAAAAGAGCACTTCTAAATCTCATAATACTTCTTCAAAACCAAAGAAAGAGGTTGTAAAAGAAGTTGTAAAAAGAGTTGGATCAAAAAAGAATACAAAAAAAGAAAAAATTGTTGAATCAGAAGAAGAGGATACTGATGAAGAAGATGAAGAACAAGTAATACCAACTTCAACGAGTGATAAAAATAATGTGTCATTAGATGATATTGCTAATTTATTCAAATAA
- a CDS encoding ABC transporter ATP-binding protein, giving the protein MEKHLRSPKKASMLPKVNTPHFKDSTKLESIIVFEKVSKIFQKKLILDEVSLSIHRGDLVGLIGPSGAGKTTLFKLFLEISKPDSGTIFFREEDLHRRTGFASQDYSFYPLLSLRENIEYFGTMVGLSSKEIKSKTASLLSLVGLSHARDTPAGNLSGGMKRRFDVALALLGDPEFLIVDEPTTGLDVVTKKQIWELLADINRQGKTILVSSHDLDEVEQYCSSILFLNNKKIIPNAELQKVLHSLSKPTLENLFRVITHA; this is encoded by the coding sequence GTGGAAAAACATCTTCGATCTCCTAAAAAAGCAAGCATGCTTCCAAAAGTAAACACGCCTCATTTTAAGGATTCAACAAAATTAGAATCAATCATTGTTTTTGAGAAAGTTTCTAAGATCTTTCAAAAGAAACTTATCCTTGATGAAGTGTCTTTAAGCATTCATCGCGGTGATTTAGTGGGTTTAATTGGTCCAAGTGGCGCAGGAAAAACGACTTTGTTCAAATTATTTTTAGAGATTAGCAAACCAGATTCAGGTACGATTTTTTTCCGAGAAGAAGACTTACATCGGCGAACAGGTTTTGCAAGTCAGGACTATTCATTTTATCCTCTTTTGAGTCTACGTGAGAATATTGAATATTTTGGTACAATGGTAGGTCTTTCTTCCAAAGAGATTAAATCTAAAACTGCTTCTTTGCTTTCGTTGGTGGGGTTATCTCATGCTCGCGACACTCCGGCAGGAAATCTTTCAGGAGGTATGAAGCGTCGTTTTGATGTTGCGCTTGCTCTTCTCGGTGACCCAGAATTTTTGATTGTTGATGAACCTACAACTGGTCTAGATGTGGTAACAAAAAAGCAAATTTGGGAACTTCTTGCGGATATTAACCGACAGGGAAAGACTATTTTAGTTTCGAGTCATGATTTAGATGAAGTTGAACAATATTGTTCTTCGATTCTGTTTTTGAATAATAAAAAGATTATTCCCAATGCGGAATTACAAAAAGTTCTTCATTCATTATCAAAACCAACTCTAGAAAATCTTTTTCGGGTGATTACCCATGCGTAG